GAATTTTTATTAGAAAAGTCCGGGTTGAACGGTGGCAAATCAAGTGGAGAGATCCTATTGGATAATGTTGTGTTAACGGCACCATTTCCCGATCTGTCGATCCAACAGGTCAGAATGGGGAATATTTTCTTGGAAGACGAACCTGTGGCCTTTCAAATCACAACGCAAGGAGATTCTGTGAGCTGGAGTGTGTACGATCATTTGGATCATAAGGTGTTGGATGGAATTGAAGGGGTACAGGGAGGGCAATTGAATCTATCCATTCCTTTACAACAGCTGGGTTATTATAAATTATGGATCGACGCGAAGAAGAATGGTCAGATCATCAAAAGCTCGGAGGTATCTTTGGCTCGTCTATCCAATACGGATTCAACCGCAACGGACAGTTCTCCGTTTGGCATGTCGACGCACCTTGCTTGGGAAACACCTCAAGGATGGACACCTGAATTAAGTGAACTATTGCACCGTGCCGGCGTCAAAAACTTCCGAGATGAAATTCCTTGGGATGCAGTCGAGTACGAAAAAGGGAAGTACCGAAAACCTGCTAATCGCGATGCTTATATGCAAAGAACGCAGCAAGATGGTCTCAAACCGTTCATCATCCTTGACTATACCAATCCGTTCTATGATCAGAACAGTACGCCCTATACAGATCAAGGTCGTCAAGGATTCGCCGATTACGGAAAAGCCTTGTTGGACCTGTACGGAGATCAGATTCCTTGGATAGAGGTGTACAACGAATTCAACGGCGGTTTCGGAGATCGAGGTAACGGTCCCGCTGACTCTCGTCCGGATTATTACTTCCAGCTCCTAAAGAAGACCTATGAGACGGTAAAAGCCGCCAGACCCGATGTAACGGTGGTTGGGATGGCTACTGCCGGTACACCGCTAGGCTGGATGGAGGAGGTGTTCAAGCTCGGGGGGCTACAGTATATGGATGCTGTCTCAATCCATCCATACCAAAGCCAACGACCTCCAGATGGCATTGTTGATAACGTGCGTAGTACGCAGAATCTTATTCGTCAATATAATCAAGGGCAACTGAAGCCGATTTGGTTCACCGAGGTTGGATGGCCGACGTCTATTGGAGGCATTGGCATTAGCGAAAATACACAAGCCGATTATATCGTGCGCACCCATGTCCAGGCACTTGCAGAGGGTGTCGAAAAAGTGTTCTGGTACGACTTGATGAACGATGGCATGGATAGTGGCTATCACGAGCATAACTTCGGCATCCTGCGGAATGCGAATGACCCGAAAGGAGCATTTACGCCGAAGCCTACATATGCAGCTTACGCAGCGATGACTAGAGAGCTCATCGGTGCTCAATTTGTCGATCGGGAATCCTTCGATGCGAATATATCGAGCTACAAGTTTAACAAGGATGGTCAGAACCTGCGGGTAATCTGGGCCAACACCCCTGTGCAAACTGTGATCAGCACGAACTCTCAGATTCAAATCATGGATATCATGGGGAACACCGAAACGTACACACCGATGGATGGTAAAGTGTATTTGACGCTTACTGAAGAGCCGATTTATATCAAAAACGATATTGGAGGTATTGCTATTGATACAACCTTCAATCTAACAGGAGATGAGGCGGTAGCTGGCGAACCTATCGCCCTTAGAGTGGAGATGAATAATGCTTCAAGCACAGCGCTTGCCGTTTCGTTTACGGTTGAAGGGGAATCGTACCCTTTGAGCGCGGAAGCAGGTCAGAAAGTGTCGCAGTCTTTTACTCTACCTGGGTTAAGAGAGCAAGGTACCCGATATATCAAAGCGAATTTGATCGCGAATGGAAGAAAAATTGGGCAATTAAAGCATATCATTCAGGCAGCCCCATCATATAGAGCCCGGATCACGCCTACGATTACAGATGTGAATTCGAAGAGTGGAGGCTTGAAGGTGCAGATTAACAACCATTCGAAGGCGCAAGGGCTCAGCGTTCAACAAATAGATTGGAAGTTCGGTACCCAATCCGGCAGTCAAGCCATGGCCTTGGTTATCCCGCCAGACACGATAGATACGATAGATATTCCGCTCAATGGTTTTGACTTTGGAGCTAGTTACCCAGTCCAAGTCACCGTATATTTTGACGGAAAAGAACCCTTTGTTTATGAAGGAAAGTTTGATTTCAATCCGATCATTCGCGGTACGGTTGAGGTGGACGGTACCGTTGACCCCGGCGTCATCGCACAACCCCCGATCGTCGAACTATCGAAGGGAACGGTCAAAATGCAGAATTATACCGGTCTGGCCGATTTGGACGGCAATATATGGGCGAACTGGGATCAGGATAATTTCTATTTGACGGCGCAAATCAAGGATGATGTTCATTCCGCTTCTGCAAGCGGAGAGGAGATCTGGAAGAACGATAGCATCCAGTTTGCCATGATGGCTGGGATTCCTGGAGAGAATATGGGCTATTATGAGCTGGGGATTTCCGATACGCCGCAAGGGCCGCAAATCTTTCGTTGGTTATCGCCGGACTCCAGACCTAAGGGACTTGTTGCGAGTGGTTCCTTGCAGGTCAAAAGAGATGAAACGCAAAAGCTTACCGTCTATGAGATGGTGCTTCCTTGGTCAGAGATTCCACAGGTTAAACCGAGTGCGAATGAAGCCCTCAGTATCTCCTTCCTTGTGAACGACAATGACGGGGCGGGGCGGAAAGGCTATATCGAATGGGGCTCCGGAATTGGGGAGGTCAAGGATTCCAAGAAATTCAGAACCGCTCAATGGATCCATGATTCAGCTTCTCCTATCATCACGATTCAAGGCGTTGCAGAAGGAGAAAGCTATGCAGATGAGGTCATTCCGGTGGTGAAGGCAGAAACGGAGTCTGGTCAAGTGCTGGAACCTCGGATTCTGTTGGATGGGGAATCATGGACAGCCGGTACACCGATCACCGCTAAAGGGGAGCACACCTTGGTCGTGCAAGCGGGTGATCCAGCAGGAATGATGACCGAGGAGAAATTGACGTTCAAGCTATACCATAGCACGATACTGGAAGCGTCAGACGTTGAGGGAGGGGTCAATGACACTGTGCTGCTGCAAGCTAAGCTGCATGATAAGAACGGTAAAGTGATCTCCGGGGAAAATTTATCCTTTGCCGTGAACGGGGGTGAGCCTATTGGAGCCGCAGTAACCGATGCGGATGGGGTTGCGACGTTGAACTACAAAATTCACTTCCAGGATGGCTCGGATAAGGAGAAAACATATCCATTTAAAGTATCGTATGCTCAAAATGATGCGGCATATCTCTTGGGCAGCGAGGGGACCGGACAGTTGAAAGTGAATTCATCGCCAAAGCCCGATCCTAAAGGCGTCCCAGGTAAACCGGTTCTCTCGGACGATCAAGGATACAACACAGGAATGAAGGATGGAACGTATACGATAACCATGAACATGTGGTGGGGAAATAACGGTATCACATATAAGCTGTATGAAAATGACGTACTGATTGATACGCAAGTTCTGGCAGATCATTCGCCGAATGCGCAAACTGCCGTCACATCCGCTCAGAATCGTAAAAATGGAACCTATCGCTACTATGCGGAGCTTACCAATGCATCAGGCACGACGAGAAGTGATGTTCATACCGTAACCGTTACGGACGCGGCTCCGGCTGTGCCAGTTCTATCCCATGATAACTGGGATGGTGATGGGAACTTTAAAGTCAAAATGAACATGTGGTGGGGAACCAACGGCACAACTTATCGCTTATACGAGAACGGCATATTGATCGATACACAAGTGCTTAGCGATAAATCGCCTAATGCTCAGTCGGTCATTACGGACATTCATGACAAACCGATTGGCACGTATGAATACCAATGCGAGCTTACTAATGATTCCGGTGCAACATCCAGCGAGAAAATGATGGTTATAGTAACGAAATGATGTAATCTGGCAGCCCCTCATGTATAACACGTGAGGGGCTTTGTTTTTTTTGCAAGAGTAGATTTCGGCAAATGCATCGGCTTAATTGTTAAACTAGCAGTTGTCATTCATTCCGGTTTTGCTTGCGAAATGCGTTCGGCGTTACACCCGTTTCGGCTTTGAACGTATGGAAGAAATGTGAGAGATCGCCAAAACCAACGGCGGAAGCAATCTCAGTCACAGAGAGCGGGGTATCCATGAGCAGTCTTTTAGCCTGATTGATACGATAAATCGTTAGATAACGGTTCAAGGAGTGGCCGGTTGCTTGTTTGAAATGCTCGTACATATGTGAACGGGAGACATTAAATTGTTCATGCAGACGACTGACCTCGATCGGCTCGGCATAATGCGCAGACAAGTAGCTTAAAAGACGCTCTGCTAAATGAAACGCACTCTGCTCATAATCGTCAGTACCCGGGTCGGAATGCTGTTCTCTTGCCAGCATAACAAACAGTTCAGCAAGCAGCGCATGCATCGCCGTCTCGTAGAAATCCGGATGCTCAGTGACCTCTAAGGCAAGCTGTTGGAGTATCGTCTGAAGCTTAGCCATTTTACTGTCTGATAATTGCCAGAAGGGCTGCAGCTGCGGTTCGGCAAGCAGCATGTCGATGCAGCGCCTCATATCGGATGCTTGGGATAAGGTCTGTACATAGCGTTCATCCAGTGCAAGCACGACCCGGTGCAGAGGCTTTGTGCCGACGACCGAAGGGCGGTGCAGTACATATGGCTTGATAATGGCAACTGTACCCGGAAGTAGCGGATACATGCGGTCTGCGATTAGCAGTTGCCCTTCTCCTTCCATACAGATATAGAACTCATACCCCCGATGGGCATGCATCTTATTTTGGCCGATCATCCCATCGCGAAAGAAACAATGGACCGGAAAATCATCCAGAAAGCGATTCGTCTCGTCATCTACTTGATAATCGGCAGGGATATAAC
The window above is part of the Paenibacillus lutimineralis genome. Proteins encoded here:
- a CDS encoding chitinase N-terminal domain-containing protein, whose product is MAMKKWMISFMLVLLLFTWPMNGLLFNDKLVAYADESLQSVVIGNFESDEEVWNFSLGTEFPGAKGEYVRDSTVSQSGAYAGKLHGDFSGGGKYVAIGKNFTPLDMQKLEFWLKSADATAIVLRVTDSTGQVHQQKISIPSTTDWQKIEITSFNGGSGYLHFNGANDGLWHGPAQGIGILLEKAGLNSGKSSGDVWIDAVSAIAHQQDPLWENAIGTFENGFDIWKLGFGTDFPGASGQYVRDTIEPKSGIYAAKLQGDFSAGGKYITLGKSFSPLLIQKIAFWIKTADASSISLRLKDATGQVHQQKLPLTATINWQKIEIYKFDSGPNYLHFGGANDGKWHGPAQQIEFLLEKSGLNGGKSSGEILLDNVVLTAPFPDLSIQQVRMGNIFLEDEPVAFQITTQGDSVSWSVYDHLDHKVLDGIEGVQGGQLNLSIPLQQLGYYKLWIDAKKNGQIIKSSEVSLARLSNTDSTATDSSPFGMSTHLAWETPQGWTPELSELLHRAGVKNFRDEIPWDAVEYEKGKYRKPANRDAYMQRTQQDGLKPFIILDYTNPFYDQNSTPYTDQGRQGFADYGKALLDLYGDQIPWIEVYNEFNGGFGDRGNGPADSRPDYYFQLLKKTYETVKAARPDVTVVGMATAGTPLGWMEEVFKLGGLQYMDAVSIHPYQSQRPPDGIVDNVRSTQNLIRQYNQGQLKPIWFTEVGWPTSIGGIGISENTQADYIVRTHVQALAEGVEKVFWYDLMNDGMDSGYHEHNFGILRNANDPKGAFTPKPTYAAYAAMTRELIGAQFVDRESFDANISSYKFNKDGQNLRVIWANTPVQTVISTNSQIQIMDIMGNTETYTPMDGKVYLTLTEEPIYIKNDIGGIAIDTTFNLTGDEAVAGEPIALRVEMNNASSTALAVSFTVEGESYPLSAEAGQKVSQSFTLPGLREQGTRYIKANLIANGRKIGQLKHIIQAAPSYRARITPTITDVNSKSGGLKVQINNHSKAQGLSVQQIDWKFGTQSGSQAMALVIPPDTIDTIDIPLNGFDFGASYPVQVTVYFDGKEPFVYEGKFDFNPIIRGTVEVDGTVDPGVIAQPPIVELSKGTVKMQNYTGLADLDGNIWANWDQDNFYLTAQIKDDVHSASASGEEIWKNDSIQFAMMAGIPGENMGYYELGISDTPQGPQIFRWLSPDSRPKGLVASGSLQVKRDETQKLTVYEMVLPWSEIPQVKPSANEALSISFLVNDNDGAGRKGYIEWGSGIGEVKDSKKFRTAQWIHDSASPIITIQGVAEGESYADEVIPVVKAETESGQVLEPRILLDGESWTAGTPITAKGEHTLVVQAGDPAGMMTEEKLTFKLYHSTILEASDVEGGVNDTVLLQAKLHDKNGKVISGENLSFAVNGGEPIGAAVTDADGVATLNYKIHFQDGSDKEKTYPFKVSYAQNDAAYLLGSEGTGQLKVNSSPKPDPKGVPGKPVLSDDQGYNTGMKDGTYTITMNMWWGNNGITYKLYENDVLIDTQVLADHSPNAQTAVTSAQNRKNGTYRYYAELTNASGTTRSDVHTVTVTDAAPAVPVLSHDNWDGDGNFKVKMNMWWGTNGTTYRLYENGILIDTQVLSDKSPNAQSVITDIHDKPIGTYEYQCELTNDSGATSSEKMMVIVTK
- a CDS encoding AraC family transcriptional regulator: MDSSYIPADYQVDDETNRFLDDFPVHCFFRDGMIGQNKMHAHRGYEFYICMEGEGQLLIADRMYPLLPGTVAIIKPYVLHRPSVVGTKPLHRVVLALDERYVQTLSQASDMRRCIDMLLAEPQLQPFWQLSDSKMAKLQTILQQLALEVTEHPDFYETAMHALLAELFVMLAREQHSDPGTDDYEQSAFHLAERLLSYLSAHYAEPIEVSRLHEQFNVSRSHMYEHFKQATGHSLNRYLTIYRINQAKRLLMDTPLSVTEIASAVGFGDLSHFFHTFKAETGVTPNAFRKQNRNE